Proteins encoded by one window of Bacteroidota bacterium:
- a CDS encoding S8 family peptidase — protein MVRKIKYCFYLCLLSGALFAQNAQRIPDELIVQLFKDVSIENVVSKINSDNALQIKINKTLSERLNIYTINFDAEIINAEKIYNIFFTHPLVANVQFNHVTQQRSLPDDPLFYQQWNMYNDGTTGGLEDSDIDAELAWDIATGGLTALGDTIVVAVVGEGAEFDHEDLNYWKNYNEIPLNLIDDDGNGYIDDYDGWNSTDTNGIVPDNRFHGSHVAGIIGAKGNNGIGVAGVNWNVKILPVHNISNEADAVASYSYVFVMRELYDQTDGAKGAFIVATNSSFGVDFGNPDSFPIWCAMYDSLGSLGILSVGATANFSANIDVILDIPTACPSNHLVTVTNIDKADNLFIAAYGPNSIDLGAPGQLVYSTQLDNLYGFQSGTSMSAPHIAGTIALLFSAACEKFMLDYKYNPSSMALLLKDYILNGVDFVDDLNGITVSNGRLNVFHALNNLVETGYCSGDNIDDQNTAFALNCYPNPVSEKLFISSNNILKESLLINIFNETGQLVYSNIISEPSELSMGLSVDAFPDGLYFLRINELNSQNKFTSSFIIQH, from the coding sequence ATGGTCAGAAAAATTAAATATTGTTTCTATTTGTGTCTTCTATCGGGTGCACTTTTTGCGCAAAATGCACAACGTATCCCTGATGAATTAATAGTACAATTATTTAAGGATGTATCGATAGAAAATGTTGTTTCAAAAATTAATTCTGATAATGCATTACAAATAAAAATAAATAAAACACTTTCTGAAAGACTGAATATTTATACAATAAATTTTGATGCTGAAATTATAAATGCTGAAAAGATCTATAATATTTTTTTCACACACCCACTTGTTGCAAATGTGCAATTCAATCATGTTACTCAACAGCGTTCTCTTCCGGATGATCCTCTATTTTATCAGCAATGGAATATGTATAACGATGGCACCACAGGAGGTTTGGAAGATTCGGATATAGATGCGGAACTTGCATGGGATATTGCAACCGGTGGATTAACTGCGCTTGGTGATACTATTGTTGTTGCAGTTGTAGGAGAAGGCGCTGAATTTGACCATGAGGATCTTAATTATTGGAAAAATTATAATGAAATACCTCTTAATTTAATAGATGATGACGGCAATGGTTACATAGATGATTATGATGGATGGAACTCAACAGATACGAATGGAATTGTTCCTGATAACAGATTTCACGGTTCGCACGTTGCAGGAATTATTGGTGCAAAAGGAAATAATGGAATTGGCGTTGCAGGCGTAAATTGGAATGTTAAAATATTACCGGTGCATAATATTTCCAATGAAGCAGATGCAGTTGCATCTTATTCTTATGTTTTTGTTATGCGTGAATTATATGATCAAACGGATGGTGCAAAAGGGGCTTTTATTGTTGCAACAAATTCTTCCTTCGGAGTTGATTTTGGAAATCCGGATTCTTTTCCTATCTGGTGTGCAATGTACGATTCATTAGGATCACTGGGAATTTTAAGCGTAGGCGCCACTGCAAATTTTTCGGCGAATATTGATGTTATTTTAGATATACCAACTGCTTGTCCATCCAATCATTTAGTAACAGTAACAAATATAGATAAAGCAGATAATTTATTTATTGCGGCTTACGGGCCAAATTCCATTGATCTGGGCGCTCCGGGACAATTAGTATATTCCACCCAACTCGATAATTTATACGGATTTCAATCCGGCACTTCTATGTCGGCTCCACACATTGCCGGAACAATTGCTTTATTGTTTTCTGCAGCTTGCGAAAAATTTATGTTGGATTATAAATATAATCCTTCATCCATGGCCTTGTTACTGAAAGATTATATTTTAAATGGAGTTGATTTTGTAGATGATCTGAATGGAATAACCGTTAGCAACGGAAGATTAAATGTATTTCACGCATTAAATAATTTAGTGGAAACAGGATATTGTTCCGGTGATAATATTGATGATCAAAATACTGCTTTCGCATTAAATTGTTACCCAAATCCGGTATCCGAAAAATTATTTATTTCTTCCAATAATATATTAAAAGAAAGTTTACTGATAAATATTTTTAATGAAACTGGACAGTTGGTTTATTCAAATATTATTTCAGAGCCATCTGAGTTGTCAATGGGTTTATCTGTTGATGCCTTCCCGGATGGATTGTATTTTTTGAGAATTAATGAGTTAAATTCTCAAAATAAATTTACTTCCAGTTTTATCATTCAACATTAA
- a CDS encoding FAD-dependent monooxygenase — protein sequence MTMQVKTIAIMGAGLVGSLLSMYLKKKGYDVTVYERRPDLRLTGAAGGRSINLAISERGWKGLAGVNMEEEIRKMAIPMPGRMVHTLDGSLTFQPYGKPGEAINSVSRGDLNISLVNEAEKRGISFHFNQRIVETDLAGTYANMEDGDTARLYKLQPDLIIGADGAFSLARYTMIKTEKFNYEQVYEEHGYKELSIPPGPDNTWLLEKNALHIWPRKNFMLIALPNQDGSFTCTLFFHAKGELSFESIKTEDDLQNFFETYFPDVIPLMPDYKQDYFHNPTGSLMTVKCFPWVNGNTLLIGDAAHAIIPFYGQGMNCGFEDCSVLDTIIDENNHNWSKILPNFQSSRKKNSDAIADLAKLNFIEMRDLVADADFQFKKKIAAKVNQVYPAKFIPVYSMVSFSNLPYSNALKEYKRQNTVLDKILTMPDIKNKWETEYFEEIAGMLFNEGEW from the coding sequence ATAACAATGCAGGTAAAAACGATCGCCATAATGGGAGCAGGTTTAGTAGGATCTCTCCTGAGTATGTATTTGAAAAAAAAGGGATATGATGTAACTGTTTATGAGCGCAGACCGGATTTGCGTTTAACAGGAGCGGCGGGAGGAAGATCCATCAACCTCGCCATAAGTGAAAGGGGCTGGAAAGGTTTGGCGGGAGTAAATATGGAGGAAGAAATTCGAAAAATGGCCATTCCCATGCCCGGCAGGATGGTGCATACCCTCGATGGAAGTTTAACCTTTCAACCTTACGGTAAGCCGGGTGAGGCTATAAACTCGGTTTCCAGAGGCGATTTGAACATTTCTTTGGTAAATGAGGCCGAAAAAAGGGGCATTTCCTTCCATTTTAACCAGAGAATTGTAGAAACAGATCTGGCAGGAACCTATGCAAATATGGAAGATGGAGATACCGCAAGACTATATAAACTGCAGCCCGATCTGATTATTGGTGCCGACGGAGCCTTTAGTCTGGCGCGATATACCATGATAAAAACGGAAAAATTCAACTACGAACAGGTATATGAGGAGCATGGTTATAAAGAATTATCCATTCCTCCAGGCCCTGATAATACCTGGCTTTTGGAAAAAAATGCACTCCATATCTGGCCTCGTAAAAATTTTATGCTGATAGCACTTCCCAATCAGGACGGAAGTTTTACCTGCACTTTATTTTTTCATGCTAAAGGGGAATTATCCTTTGAATCCATTAAGACGGAGGATGATCTGCAAAACTTTTTTGAAACCTATTTTCCAGATGTAATTCCTCTGATGCCAGACTATAAACAGGATTATTTTCACAATCCTACAGGCTCCCTTATGACAGTTAAGTGTTTCCCTTGGGTGAATGGAAATACTCTTTTAATAGGGGATGCGGCGCATGCGATCATTCCTTTTTATGGTCAGGGAATGAATTGCGGATTTGAGGACTGTTCCGTTTTAGACACAATAATTGATGAAAATAATCACAATTGGAGTAAAATTTTACCCAATTTCCAGTCCTCGAGGAAAAAAAATAGCGATGCCATAGCAGATCTCGCCAAATTAAATTTTATCGAGATGCGCGACCTTGTTGCTGACGCTGATTTTCAATTCAAGAAAAAAATTGCCGCAAAAGTAAATCAGGTTTATCCTGCAAAATTTATTCCTGTATACTCCATGGTCTCCTTTAGCAACCTTCCTTATAGTAATGCATTAAAAGAATATAAACGCCAAAACACCGTTCTCGATAAAATCTTAACAATGCCTGATATTAAAAATAAATGGGAAACGGAGTATTTTGAGGAGATCGCAGGGATGTTGTTTAATGAGGGGGAGTGGTGA
- a CDS encoding AAA family ATPase: MQNPDASNEIFRIAAELTKYTSKNIFLTGKAGTGKTTFLRYIRQNTRKNLAVVAPTGVAAINAGGVTMHSFFQLPFEPFIPVKKAFSGNMHVVDKHNIFSKVQLNSQKRDVMEELELLIIDEVSMMRCDKLDTIDTILRGIRKKNIPFGGVQVLFIGDMYQLPPVAPDADWNILKEHYTSPFFFDAHVIKEIDLVYVELKKMYRQKQQSFIDLLNNVRNNTVTEFDFELLHSRYRPIYELENTEKAITITTHNYKADKINNDELNKLPAPEFVFKGNIEGDFSDKSLPTEVNLTLKVGAQIMFIKNDTGEDRAFYNGKLATVKAIVNDKITVTMQDDGSEFELKKQTWENIRYNFNKEKNEIEEEELGKFTQYPIRLAWAITIHKSQGLTFENVIIDAGQSFTPGQVYVALSRCTTLEGMTLLSKINPYVIATDERIVAFAKQEAEVERLSAILSDEKKHYQDKLLVNAFNYGRVLKYQEEFYAFVQNKKLPDVRGAIILAKSMLQKSREQYVVAEKFKEQIQSILNKEPLDTNLLEERVTKGLTWFAENFSKDLLQPLADHIVSLYGAAKVRKYNKYVRELLSGLEHHLKTLCAVGYGDIIFFKEENAHVKYLPVLPPPPPKPKKEKNSEPKQVEPPRETYQHKSLTLLKEGKTVDEISTIRSIEASTIIGHLGPFMLEGEIKLTDILPKERIDKIISVIKNEEQNNPEFDVSSNSDYKNIQTMWDILGKDYSWNEIKFVYKDWKMQQMQKVSE, encoded by the coding sequence ATGCAAAATCCAGATGCCTCGAATGAAATATTTCGAATTGCCGCCGAGCTGACCAAGTACACCTCCAAAAACATTTTTTTAACCGGTAAAGCAGGAACAGGAAAAACCACGTTTCTGCGTTATATCCGACAAAACACCCGAAAAAACCTGGCTGTAGTCGCTCCCACCGGAGTTGCAGCAATTAATGCCGGCGGAGTGACCATGCATTCCTTTTTTCAATTGCCATTTGAACCCTTTATTCCCGTAAAAAAAGCTTTTTCGGGGAATATGCATGTTGTTGACAAACACAATATTTTCAGCAAGGTACAACTCAACAGTCAGAAGCGCGATGTAATGGAAGAATTGGAATTACTCATCATAGATGAGGTGAGTATGATGCGCTGCGATAAATTGGATACCATTGATACCATTTTGCGCGGAATCCGAAAAAAGAATATTCCCTTTGGGGGAGTGCAGGTCTTATTTATCGGAGACATGTATCAATTGCCTCCTGTTGCTCCCGATGCCGATTGGAATATTTTAAAAGAACATTATACCAGTCCGTTTTTTTTCGATGCACATGTAATTAAAGAAATTGATCTGGTATATGTGGAATTAAAAAAAATGTATCGTCAGAAACAACAATCTTTTATTGACTTGTTAAATAATGTGCGGAATAATACTGTAACTGAATTCGATTTTGAATTATTGCACAGCAGATATAGACCTATTTATGAATTAGAAAATACAGAAAAGGCAATTACCATCACCACCCACAATTATAAAGCAGATAAGATAAATAACGATGAGTTAAATAAACTTCCTGCTCCTGAATTTGTTTTTAAAGGAAATATTGAAGGTGATTTTTCTGATAAATCGTTGCCAACGGAAGTAAATCTCACATTAAAAGTTGGCGCTCAGATCATGTTCATTAAAAATGATACCGGTGAAGATCGCGCTTTTTACAACGGTAAACTTGCAACCGTTAAAGCAATAGTCAATGATAAAATAACGGTCACCATGCAGGATGATGGATCAGAATTTGAATTGAAAAAACAGACCTGGGAAAATATCAGATATAATTTCAATAAAGAAAAAAACGAAATAGAAGAAGAGGAACTTGGAAAATTTACGCAATATCCAATTCGACTTGCATGGGCAATAACTATTCACAAGAGTCAGGGTTTAACTTTTGAAAATGTAATTATTGATGCGGGACAATCATTTACTCCCGGTCAGGTTTATGTTGCTTTAAGCCGATGCACTACACTGGAGGGCATGACCTTGCTATCGAAAATAAATCCTTACGTAATTGCAACTGACGAAAGAATTGTTGCATTTGCAAAACAGGAAGCAGAGGTGGAAAGATTATCCGCTATTTTATCAGATGAAAAAAAACATTATCAGGATAAATTATTGGTCAATGCTTTTAATTACGGAAGGGTTTTAAAATATCAGGAGGAGTTTTATGCATTTGTTCAGAATAAAAAACTACCTGATGTAAGGGGAGCAATAATTTTAGCAAAATCCATGCTTCAAAAATCCCGCGAGCAATATGTGGTCGCCGAAAAATTTAAGGAACAAATTCAAAGTATTTTAAATAAAGAACCTCTCGATACAAATTTATTAGAGGAACGGGTTACAAAAGGATTAACCTGGTTTGCAGAAAATTTTTCCAAGGATCTTTTACAACCACTTGCCGATCACATTGTTTCGTTATATGGTGCTGCCAAGGTGAGAAAATACAACAAATATGTTCGTGAATTATTATCCGGTTTGGAACATCATCTTAAAACATTATGTGCAGTTGGTTACGGCGATATTATTTTTTTTAAGGAGGAAAATGCACATGTAAAATATTTACCCGTTCTTCCTCCTCCTCCGCCAAAACCCAAAAAAGAAAAAAATTCCGAACCAAAACAAGTGGAACCTCCGAGAGAAACTTATCAGCATAAAAGTCTTACACTTTTAAAGGAAGGTAAAACAGTAGATGAAATTTCCACCATAAGAAGTATTGAAGCGAGTACCATTATAGGACATTTAGGCCCATTTATGTTGGAAGGAGAAATTAAATTAACCGACATTTTACCAAAGGAAAGAATTGATAAAATAATTTCAGTAATTAAAAACGAAGAACAAAATAATCCTGAGTTTGATGTTAGCTCAAATTCCGATTACAAAAATATTCAGACGATGTGGGATATTTTAGGAAAGGACTACTCCTGGAATGAAATAAAGTTTGTTTACAAGGACTGGAAGATGCAACAAATGCAAAAAGTGAGTGAATAA
- a CDS encoding DUF5011 domain-containing protein, with translation MNLRLSIFVTLCGFLIISCKKEDTISPVILVNADPNSIHYRTEPYIDAGAEVADNHTCDLSASLQVINEVDINHYGTYSVTYVVEDEAGNTSQEVRNVEIILPLYDYYHQNYSAFDTCTSGNYFYTGLVQDCDCEDFVVTVANISNLGLSASFNLPVYGQYNQFLTLDTIKAAISFNGIGTMSSGADTINWEYIIQDSISSDVCRSVWIKE, from the coding sequence ATGAACTTGCGACTCTCAATTTTTGTGACCCTTTGTGGATTTTTGATCATTTCCTGTAAAAAGGAAGATACTATATCTCCTGTTATTCTTGTTAATGCAGACCCGAATAGTATTCACTACCGCACCGAACCATACATAGATGCAGGAGCCGAGGTAGCAGATAATCATACTTGCGACCTTTCTGCATCCCTTCAGGTTATAAATGAAGTTGATATCAATCACTATGGAACCTATTCCGTTACCTATGTAGTGGAAGATGAGGCGGGAAATACAAGTCAGGAAGTTCGTAATGTGGAGATCATACTTCCGTTATACGATTATTACCATCAGAATTATTCTGCTTTTGATACCTGTACTTCAGGAAATTATTTTTATACCGGATTAGTGCAAGATTGCGATTGTGAAGATTTTGTGGTTACGGTCGCTAATATCAGTAATCTCGGATTATCCGCTTCATTTAATTTACCCGTTTACGGTCAATACAATCAATTTCTCACACTCGATACCATTAAAGCAGCGATTTCTTTTAACGGTATTGGTACCATGAGTTCGGGTGCTGATACCATAAATTGGGAATATATAATTCAGGATTCAATCAGCTCTGATGTTTGTCGTTCTGTATGGATAAAAGAATAA
- a CDS encoding diheme cytochrome c-553 encodes MRKATTYLLAIICSTLIIYSCSKSTEKTGEEKTAMTPEEMIKRGEFLVSWGGCNDCHTPKTMTAQGPAMDMSKMLSGHRADATLAPYDSATVGPWVLLYSELTAAVGPWGISYAANLTPHETGIKNWTEETFLNIFKTGKHLGLENGRPIMPPMPWEAFKMLSEEDMKAIFAYLKSIPPVDNVVPAYTPPGS; translated from the coding sequence ATGAGAAAAGCAACCACCTATTTACTCGCAATTATTTGCTCAACATTAATTATTTACAGCTGTTCAAAATCCACTGAAAAAACCGGTGAGGAAAAAACAGCGATGACTCCGGAAGAAATGATAAAACGCGGAGAGTTTTTAGTTTCCTGGGGAGGATGTAATGATTGTCATACACCAAAAACTATGACTGCTCAAGGACCCGCGATGGACATGAGCAAAATGTTATCCGGGCATCGTGCAGATGCAACACTGGCACCCTATGATTCTGCAACTGTCGGCCCCTGGGTATTATTGTATTCAGAACTAACAGCAGCTGTCGGACCGTGGGGAATTAGTTATGCCGCAAACCTAACTCCGCACGAAACAGGAATTAAAAACTGGACCGAAGAAACTTTTTTAAATATTTTCAAAACCGGAAAACATTTAGGTTTAGAAAATGGAAGACCAATAATGCCGCCCATGCCATGGGAAGCATTTAAAATGTTATCTGAAGAAGATATGAAAGCAATTTTTGCCTATTTAAAATCTATACCGCCGGTAGATAATGTTGTTCCTGCTTATACACCACCGGGGAGTTAA
- a CDS encoding DUF5011 domain-containing protein — MKTKISILTLAVITSTALMFTGCGTDDLSTPTIVLDGDDPMIVELGGTYTDPGFTATDDEDGDISANVVVDETDVNTDEIGEYEVSYSVTDDAGNVGTTTRIVRVVMTKAAYTGIYNVHEICDMDEDGIYGEADVEFEINDYVVTISAGGDPDELIFENFGAYGVEVVVPVFFLGDLNDELLVDDYNLPGTTIYFDADGLVTRGEVGNIEFDLDYTAKDGPVIVPCQAEFVKI, encoded by the coding sequence ATGAAGACTAAAATTTCAATTTTAACCCTTGCCGTGATAACCTCAACAGCTCTTATGTTTACAGGTTGCGGTACAGATGACCTTAGTACACCAACAATAGTTCTTGATGGTGATGATCCGATGATTGTTGAACTTGGCGGTACCTATACTGATCCTGGATTTACCGCTACTGATGATGAGGATGGCGACATCAGCGCAAATGTAGTTGTTGACGAAACTGATGTAAATACTGATGAGATCGGTGAATACGAAGTAAGTTATAGCGTTACGGATGATGCCGGAAATGTTGGAACTACCACCCGTATTGTTCGTGTTGTAATGACTAAAGCAGCCTATACCGGAATCTACAATGTGCATGAAATATGCGATATGGATGAAGATGGTATCTATGGTGAAGCTGATGTGGAATTTGAGATCAACGATTATGTTGTAACCATTTCTGCCGGTGGCGATCCTGACGAACTTATTTTCGAAAATTTCGGTGCTTATGGCGTTGAAGTAGTTGTTCCTGTTTTCTTTTTGGGTGACCTGAATGATGAACTTTTAGTAGATGACTATAACTTACCTGGAACTACCATCTATTTTGATGCAGATGGTCTTGTAACCAGAGGAGAGGTTGGTAATATTGAGTTTGATCTCGATTATACAGCGAAAGACGGCCCTGTAATTGTTCCTTGTCAGGCTGAATTTGTGAAAATTTAA
- the kynU gene encoding kynureninase — protein MAQTFPQFQNDLQFAKDLDAQDTLKHFRELFYFPQFNGKDSIYFTGNSLGLQPKSTRSFIEQELKDWETFGVEGHLHAKNPWLYYHHFLEEQTARLVGAKPIEVVVMNTLTVNLNLLMISFYRPTKMRYKIMMEYMAFPSDQYAVENQVKFHGYDPNESIIELMPREGEFTLRTEDIMSAIEKNKNELALIMIGGVNYYTGQLFDMQKITAQAKKCSDEIVVGYDLAHAAGNVELSLHDWDVDFATWCSYKYLNSGPGGSSGVFIHEKHANNNTLPRLSGWWGNEESTRFKMQKGFFPQQGAAGWQMSNAQIFSMAAHRASLEIFDDAGIKNLREKSLLLTAYFEYLLLNGKRKDFKIITPSNPEERGCQLSIVMEKDGKNTFNKLTENGIIADWREPDVIRVAPVPLYNSFEDVWRFVQIFEETTFVNREP, from the coding sequence ATGGCGCAAACGTTTCCGCAATTTCAAAATGATCTGCAATTTGCAAAAGATCTCGACGCACAGGATACCCTGAAACATTTTAGAGAACTATTTTATTTCCCACAATTCAATGGAAAAGATTCGATTTATTTTACTGGGAATTCACTTGGACTTCAACCTAAATCGACAAGATCATTTATAGAACAGGAATTAAAGGACTGGGAAACATTTGGAGTGGAAGGACATTTACACGCAAAAAATCCCTGGTTGTATTATCACCATTTTCTGGAAGAACAAACTGCGCGATTAGTTGGAGCAAAACCGATTGAAGTAGTGGTGATGAATACACTCACCGTAAATTTAAATCTGCTCATGATCAGTTTTTATCGCCCAACGAAAATGCGATATAAGATCATGATGGAATATATGGCTTTTCCTTCCGATCAATATGCTGTAGAAAATCAAGTTAAGTTTCATGGATATGATCCGAATGAAAGCATTATTGAATTAATGCCGAGAGAGGGAGAATTTACTTTGCGCACAGAAGATATTATGTCTGCAATTGAAAAAAATAAAAATGAACTTGCATTAATTATGATAGGCGGAGTAAATTATTACACCGGACAATTATTTGATATGCAAAAAATAACAGCCCAAGCAAAAAAATGTTCTGATGAAATTGTGGTCGGATATGATCTTGCTCACGCAGCCGGAAACGTGGAATTAAGTTTACACGACTGGGATGTTGATTTTGCTACATGGTGCTCCTATAAATATTTAAATTCGGGGCCCGGAGGAAGCAGTGGAGTTTTTATTCACGAAAAACATGCAAATAATAATACCTTACCGCGTTTAAGCGGATGGTGGGGAAATGAAGAAAGTACGCGCTTTAAAATGCAAAAAGGATTTTTCCCACAACAAGGTGCTGCCGGTTGGCAAATGAGCAACGCACAAATATTTTCCATGGCTGCACATCGCGCATCACTGGAAATTTTTGATGATGCAGGAATAAAAAACTTGCGTGAAAAAAGTTTGCTTTTAACAGCTTATTTCGAATATTTGTTATTGAATGGAAAAAGAAAAGATTTTAAAATAATTACTCCATCCAACCCGGAAGAACGCGGCTGCCAGTTATCCATCGTAATGGAAAAAGATGGAAAAAACACCTTCAACAAATTAACCGAAAACGGAATCATCGCCGACTGGCGCGAACCAGATGTGATAAGGGTTGCACCGGTGCCATTGTATAATTCGTTTGAGGATGTGTGGAGGTTTGTGCAGATATTTGAAGAGACAACTTTCGTGAATCGTGAACCGTGA